One genomic segment of Fusobacterium mortiferum ATCC 9817 includes these proteins:
- a CDS encoding 5'-methylthioadenosine/S-adenosylhomocysteine nucleosidase family protein, with protein MIYISVALGIEAKPIIKYFNLKRDNSIKKLQVFKNERVTLIITGVGILKSAIALTYILSQSEIDEDDIFLNIGICGAKSEKYSIGDIVLCNKIINSELEKSYYPDMVFNHSFKEGSLESFNTPVYCGDEVVGDLVDMEGAGLFEATTYFFQSYQLNFIKIVSDYLDREVEQNQVEELILKSLPQIDSWLIEREKFKVEKEIDFSLEEKYLIEELIKKARFTATMENELKNLLLYYKLQGKNTNRILEKYRDVEIKDKRDSKKILEEIKEIR; from the coding sequence ATGATATATATTTCAGTAGCTTTAGGAATAGAAGCAAAACCTATTATAAAGTATTTTAATTTGAAGAGAGATAATAGTATAAAAAAATTACAAGTTTTTAAAAATGAGAGAGTTACCTTGATAATAACAGGAGTAGGAATTTTAAAAAGTGCAATAGCATTGACATATATTCTCTCCCAAAGTGAGATAGATGAAGATGATATATTTTTAAATATTGGAATTTGTGGAGCTAAGAGTGAAAAATATAGTATAGGGGATATAGTCCTATGTAATAAAATAATAAATTCAGAGTTGGAGAAAAGTTATTATCCAGATATGGTGTTTAATCATTCCTTTAAGGAAGGAAGCCTAGAGAGCTTTAATACCCCTGTATATTGTGGAGATGAGGTTGTAGGAGATTTAGTAGATATGGAAGGGGCAGGACTCTTTGAAGCTACTACATATTTTTTTCAAAGTTACCAACTAAATTTTATAAAGATAGTATCTGATTATTTAGACAGAGAGGTAGAGCAAAACCAGGTGGAAGAGTTAATTTTAAAATCTCTTCCTCAAATAGATAGTTGGTTGATAGAAAGAGAAAAATTTAAAGTAGAAAAGGAGATAGATTTCTCTTTAGAAGAAAAATATTTGATAGAGGAACTTATAAAAAAAGCTAGATTTACAGCAACTATGGAAAATGAATTAAAAAATTTGTTACTTTATTATAAATTACAAGGAAAAAATACAAATAGAATTTTAGAAAAATATAGAGATGTAGAGATAAAAGATAAGAGAGATAGTAAAAAAATCTTAGAGGAGATTAAGGAGATAAGATGA
- a CDS encoding suppressor of fused domain protein → MKENNEFEIIDTAGFDAIEKRFKKLYPKQEEIHFHAQVSSRLGGDDPLDGISIFRGDGYYHFVTFGFSELYEKESDDMEYSGYGFELTFKLKMTEEQKKRKKRDFDIKDRELKNICSILQELARYVFETGEIFQPNEYIWTGQKEGIDSNKKSKITGFVTTLDMAGEISTPNGKVQFVELVGATDNELKNIDSNKLKIEELLKKLKTDITDYNRKSII, encoded by the coding sequence ATGAAAGAGAATAATGAATTTGAGATAATTGATACAGCTGGTTTTGATGCAATAGAAAAAAGATTTAAAAAACTTTATCCTAAACAGGAGGAGATACATTTCCACGCTCAAGTTTCATCAAGATTAGGTGGAGATGACCCTCTTGATGGAATAAGTATATTTAGAGGAGATGGATATTATCACTTTGTAACTTTTGGTTTTAGTGAACTCTATGAAAAAGAGAGTGATGATATGGAGTATAGTGGATATGGTTTTGAGCTTACATTTAAATTGAAGATGACAGAGGAACAGAAAAAGAGAAAGAAAAGAGACTTTGATATAAAGGACAGAGAGCTAAAAAATATCTGTTCCATATTACAAGAGTTAGCTAGATATGTATTTGAAACAGGAGAGATATTCCAGCCTAATGAGTATATTTGGACAGGGCAAAAAGAGGGAATAGATTCTAATAAAAAATCTAAGATAACAGGTTTTGTAACAACTCTTGATATGGCAGGGGAGATATCTACACCTAATGGTAAAGTACAATTTGTAGAGTTAGTAGGTGCTACTGATAATGAATTAAAAAATATAGATAGTAATAAATTAAAAATAGAAGAGTTATTAAAAAAATTGAAAACTGATATTACAGATTATAATAGAAAGAGTATTATATAG
- a CDS encoding SPL family radical SAM protein: MNLLNRSFSHIYIEKEAKQYEESKKIIERFPNSQIVEIDDYKEIFSKNNQNFSLQKRTPKLILAVKKENYLYEGAKVCESFGNENFYYSSSILNCIYDCEYCYLQGVYSSGNIVIFVNLEDMFQEIERILKEKSMYICISYDTDLIALEEVTGFVKRWYDFVAKYKNLKIELRTKSASIKIFKDLKPNPNFIIAWTISPKRFAQEHERGAAPFELRVKSAKILIDSGWTVRICFDPMIKVENFYEIYGEMVRETFKEIDSKKILDVSIGTFRISKEYMKRMKNNRKNSLILNYPFQCQDGVYSYPLDENSKMLEYMKNLILEYVEESKIFI; encoded by the coding sequence ATGAATTTATTAAATAGAAGTTTTTCTCACATATATATTGAAAAGGAAGCAAAGCAATATGAAGAAAGTAAGAAAATCATTGAACGATTTCCAAACTCTCAAATAGTAGAGATAGATGATTATAAGGAGATTTTTTCTAAAAATAATCAAAATTTTTCACTACAAAAAAGGACACCTAAACTAATATTAGCAGTGAAAAAGGAAAATTATCTCTATGAGGGAGCAAAGGTGTGTGAAAGTTTTGGAAATGAGAATTTTTATTACTCATCATCTATTTTAAACTGTATATATGATTGCGAATACTGCTATCTTCAAGGGGTATACTCTTCTGGAAATATAGTTATTTTTGTAAATCTAGAAGATATGTTTCAAGAGATAGAGAGAATATTAAAAGAGAAATCTATGTATATCTGTATTTCTTATGATACGGACTTGATAGCTCTTGAAGAGGTAACAGGCTTTGTAAAGAGATGGTATGACTTTGTAGCTAAGTATAAAAATCTCAAAATAGAGTTACGTACTAAAAGTGCAAGTATAAAGATATTTAAAGATCTAAAACCTAATCCTAATTTTATAATAGCGTGGACAATATCTCCTAAGAGATTTGCTCAAGAGCATGAGAGAGGTGCTGCTCCTTTTGAGTTAAGAGTAAAATCAGCTAAAATTTTAATAGATAGTGGTTGGACTGTAAGAATCTGTTTTGATCCTATGATAAAGGTAGAAAATTTTTATGAAATCTATGGTGAGATGGTAAGGGAAACTTTTAAAGAGATAGATAGTAAAAAAATTTTAGATGTAAGTATTGGAACATTTAGAATATCTAAAGAGTATATGAAGAGAATGAAAAATAATAGGAAAAACTCATTGATATTGAATTATCCTTTTCAATGTCAAGATGGGGTATACAGTTATCCGTTAGATGAAAATAGTAAGATGTTAGAGTATATGAAAAACTTAATATTGGAATATGTGGAAGAAAGCAAAATATTTATATAG
- a CDS encoding SDR family oxidoreductase — translation MKKVLITGATSGIGLAISKKMLDMGYSVYGVGRDFSKIDIASSNFYPIVCDLIKYQNIEDMVKKLKKEIDILINCAGIGYFGPHEEINPTKLHKMIALNLEAPLILTQLLLRDLKKRKGTVINISSITATKASTYGCAYSATKAGLVHFSKGLFDEVRKTGVKVISILPDITKTPFYDELNFREGEEEESYILPECVADAVENILSQREGTVITEIILQPQKHIIRKK, via the coding sequence ATGAAAAAAGTATTGATAACAGGGGCTACATCTGGAATAGGACTAGCTATATCAAAAAAAATGTTAGATATGGGATATAGCGTCTATGGAGTGGGAAGAGATTTTAGTAAGATTGATATAGCTTCTTCAAATTTTTACCCAATTGTTTGTGATCTTATAAAATATCAAAATATAGAGGATATGGTAAAAAAATTAAAAAAAGAAATAGATATACTTATTAATTGTGCAGGGATAGGATATTTTGGACCTCATGAAGAGATAAACCCTACAAAGCTTCATAAAATGATAGCTCTTAATTTAGAAGCTCCTCTTATTTTAACTCAGCTTCTTCTTAGAGATTTGAAAAAGAGAAAGGGAACAGTTATAAATATATCATCTATTACAGCTACTAAAGCTAGTACATATGGTTGTGCATATTCTGCTACTAAGGCTGGGCTTGTGCATTTTTCTAAGGGATTATTTGATGAAGTAAGAAAAACAGGAGTAAAGGTAATTTCTATCTTACCAGATATAACAAAGACTCCTTTTTATGATGAATTAAATTTTAGAGAGGGAGAGGAAGAAGAAAGTTATATTCTTCCAGAATGTGTAGCAGATGCAGTGGAGAATATACTATCTCAAAGAGAGGGAACAGTGATTACAGAGATAATATTACAGCCTCAAAAACATATAATAAGAAAAAAATAA
- a CDS encoding ferritin family protein has protein sequence MAKWRCKVCGEIITDEAMTQCPVCKAGKDKWEEVVEGAGRVWATEHKVGEGLACGDEEIIAGLRANFEGECTEVGMYLAMSRVADREGYPEVAEAYKRIAFEEAEHAAKFAELLGECVTASTEENLSRRVEAEYGATSGKFDIAKRAKQLGFDAIHDTVHEMAKDEARHGRAFAGLLERYFGKKF, from the coding sequence ATGGCAAAATGGAGATGTAAAGTTTGTGGAGAAATTATAACTGATGAGGCAATGACTCAATGTCCTGTATGTAAGGCTGGAAAAGATAAATGGGAAGAAGTAGTAGAAGGAGCAGGAAGAGTTTGGGCAACTGAACACAAAGTTGGAGAAGGACTAGCTTGTGGAGATGAAGAAATAATCGCTGGATTAAGAGCTAACTTTGAAGGAGAGTGTACAGAAGTAGGAATGTACCTAGCAATGTCAAGAGTAGCTGACAGAGAAGGATATCCAGAAGTAGCAGAAGCTTATAAAAGAATAGCTTTTGAAGAAGCTGAGCACGCAGCTAAATTTGCTGAATTATTAGGAGAGTGTGTAACTGCTTCTACTGAAGAGAACTTATCAAGAAGAGTTGAAGCTGAGTACGGAGCAACTTCAGGAAAATTTGATATCGCTAAGAGAGCAAAACAATTAGGATTTGACGCTATCCACGATACAGTTCATGAAATGGCTAAAGACGAAGCTAGACACGGAAGAGCTTTCGCAGGATTATTAGAGAGATATTTTGGAAAAAAATTCTAA